The Gloeomargarita sp. SKYB120 genome has a segment encoding these proteins:
- a CDS encoding type II secretion system F family protein, with protein MPTYIARVRDAQGRSRERRLQAEDFKAARAILRESGFFVQEIKEAAPFDPFKTELDISFLSTVSIKDKALFSRQFAALVNAGVPMVRALGILAEQQTNPKLKKVLMAVSADVQQGTSLSEAMRQHPEVFDNLYVAMVQAGEVGGVLDEVLNRLAKLLEDAARLEQQIKSALAYPVAVAFIAIAAFLGMVIFLIPIFGGIFESLGGQLPAFTQFMVDLSKWMRNPVNLAILVAVVAGAVIGYGTAYSTRAGREVIDRIALNLPIFGDLIRKNAVARFSRTFGSLARSGVPVLTSLEIVRDTAGNQIIANAIEAAREEIQAGGLISVALQKEKVFPNMAIQMISVGEETGELDSMINKVADFYEAEVEAAVKSLTSIMEPAMIVLLGGLVGSVLVAMYLPMFKIFDLVK; from the coding sequence ATGCCCACCTACATTGCCCGTGTCCGTGACGCCCAAGGTCGTTCCCGAGAAAGGCGCCTGCAGGCCGAAGACTTTAAGGCGGCCCGCGCCATCCTACGGGAGTCAGGGTTTTTTGTGCAGGAAATTAAGGAGGCCGCGCCGTTTGACCCCTTCAAAACGGAACTGGACATTTCCTTTCTGAGTACGGTTTCCATCAAGGACAAGGCCCTGTTTTCGCGCCAGTTTGCGGCCCTGGTGAATGCCGGCGTGCCGATGGTGAGAGCCTTAGGCATTCTGGCGGAACAGCAGACCAACCCCAAGCTGAAAAAAGTGTTGATGGCGGTGAGCGCCGATGTGCAACAGGGCACCAGCCTGTCGGAGGCGATGCGGCAGCACCCCGAGGTCTTTGACAACCTGTACGTGGCGATGGTGCAAGCTGGGGAAGTTGGCGGGGTGCTCGATGAAGTGCTGAACCGGCTGGCAAAGCTGCTGGAGGATGCGGCGCGCCTGGAGCAACAAATCAAGTCGGCGTTGGCTTATCCAGTGGCGGTGGCTTTCATTGCAATAGCGGCATTTCTGGGGATGGTCATCTTTTTGATTCCCATTTTTGGGGGGATTTTTGAGAGTTTGGGAGGCCAATTGCCCGCTTTTACGCAGTTCATGGTGGACTTGAGTAAATGGATGCGCAATCCCGTCAACTTGGCGATCCTGGTGGCGGTCGTAGCGGGCGCTGTGATTGGCTATGGAACCGCCTACAGCACCCGGGCTGGACGGGAAGTGATTGACCGGATTGCCTTAAACTTACCTATTTTCGGCGACCTGATCCGTAAAAATGCGGTGGCCCGTTTCAGCCGGACTTTCGGTTCGCTAGCCAGGTCGGGGGTACCCGTGTTGACGTCCCTGGAGATCGTGCGAGACACAGCGGGGAATCAAATTATTGCCAACGCAATCGAGGCGGCGCGGGAGGAAATTCAGGCTGGGGGTCTGATTTCCGTGGCATTACAGAAAGAAAAGGTCTTCCCGAATATGGCGATTCAGATGATTAGCGTGGGGGAAGAGACTGGTGAACTGGATTCCATGATCAACAAGGTGGCTGACTTCTACGAAGCTGAAGTTGAGGCGGCGGTCAAGTCTCTCACCAGCATCATGGAGCCAGCGATGATTGTTCTGCTAGGGGGGTTAGTAGGGTCCGTGCTAGTGGCAATGTACTTGCCCATGTTCAAGATCTTCGACTTGGTTAAGTAG
- a CDS encoding tetratricopeptide repeat-containing serine protease family protein — protein sequence MAHMRREAIAVGLLLGVAVVFGQESLDSADPATAVSKVAKGITVLIDGVNPGSGVIVGREGTMYTVLTAAHVVPVQDEYDIVTPDGQRHPLKYSTVQKLAGVDMATAKFTSDKTYPVAVFGDASRLVEGTPVYVAGFPQRSAAITEPVYNFTVGRITANASRPLADGYSLVYTNPTLPGMSGGPVLDSQAKLVGVHGRADGGQLERQAETVYVKTGFNLGIPINTYLSLAPRPAVVAGVPLKPNPAPVRVAMNPNPSRADDFYLLASERYRQGDIAGALNQLTQAVRANPNYAAAYATRGVMRYIQRDQQGAIQDFDQAIRLDPNYPEPYVGRGLARSALGDKAGAIADYTRALELRPTYAEAFYNRGVLLYNQRRVQEGIEDLRKAAELYLQQGNAVEYQRTQETLRVATSQCRQQIRTLCDW from the coding sequence ATGGCTCACATGAGACGCGAAGCGATAGCTGTGGGTTTACTGTTGGGTGTAGCGGTCGTCTTCGGGCAGGAATCCCTGGATTCTGCCGACCCCGCAACGGCGGTTTCCAAAGTGGCCAAGGGCATTACGGTGTTGATTGATGGGGTCAATCCAGGTTCCGGTGTCATCGTGGGCCGAGAAGGGACTATGTACACTGTACTTACAGCCGCTCATGTCGTACCGGTGCAAGATGAATACGATATTGTGACGCCAGACGGGCAACGCCACCCCCTCAAATACAGCACGGTGCAGAAGCTGGCTGGGGTGGATATGGCGACGGCCAAGTTCACCAGCGACAAAACTTACCCAGTTGCCGTGTTCGGAGATGCCAGTAGGTTGGTAGAAGGGACGCCGGTTTACGTGGCGGGGTTTCCCCAGCGGAGCGCTGCGATTACCGAACCGGTTTATAACTTCACTGTTGGACGGATCACAGCCAACGCCAGCCGCCCTTTAGCTGATGGATACAGCTTGGTCTACACCAACCCCACACTCCCGGGGATGAGCGGCGGTCCGGTTTTGGATAGCCAGGCCAAATTGGTGGGCGTGCATGGGCGGGCCGATGGAGGGCAACTGGAGCGGCAAGCGGAAACCGTGTATGTCAAAACCGGGTTTAACCTGGGGATACCCATCAACACCTATCTCAGTCTCGCTCCCCGTCCTGCAGTGGTTGCGGGTGTGCCCCTGAAGCCAAACCCCGCCCCTGTCCGTGTGGCGATGAATCCCAATCCCAGCCGAGCTGATGACTTCTACCTGCTGGCCAGCGAGCGGTATCGCCAGGGGGACATTGCCGGCGCGTTGAACCAACTAACCCAAGCGGTGCGGGCCAATCCCAACTATGCGGCGGCCTATGCCACACGGGGGGTGATGCGCTACATCCAGCGGGACCAGCAGGGGGCTATTCAGGACTTTGACCAGGCGATTCGGCTGGACCCCAATTACCCTGAACCCTATGTAGGGCGCGGTTTGGCCCGCTCTGCGCTCGGGGACAAGGCGGGTGCCATTGCTGACTACACGCGGGCGTTGGAGTTACGACCCACCTACGCCGAAGCCTTTTACAATCGAGGTGTTTTGCTCTACAACCAGCGGCGGGTGCAGGAGGGCATTGAAGACCTGCGCAAGGCGGCGGAACTCTATCTCCAGCAGGGCAATGCGGTGGAGTACCAGCGCACCCAGGAAACCCTGCGAGTTGCCACTAGCCAGTGCCGACAACAGATTCGTACCCTGTGTGATTGGTGA
- a CDS encoding BolA/IbaG family iron-sulfur metabolism protein, which translates to MLSPQTLTQLIQAHLTDAYVELQDLTGSGDHWQAVIVSEAFAGKSRVQRHQLVYQALQSVLATNELHALTMKTLTPAEWKALAQPSR; encoded by the coding sequence ATGCTCTCGCCGCAAACCCTGACCCAACTGATTCAAGCGCATCTGACGGACGCCTATGTGGAACTCCAGGACCTGACGGGGAGCGGGGACCACTGGCAGGCGGTGATTGTGTCGGAGGCGTTTGCGGGGAAAAGCCGGGTGCAGCGGCACCAACTGGTGTATCAGGCGTTGCAGAGCGTCCTAGCGACCAATGAACTCCACGCGCTGACCATGAAGACTCTGACGCCGGCGGAGTGGAAGGCTCTGGCGCAACCGTCTCGCTAG
- a CDS encoding ATP-binding protein, giving the protein MAAATLVVSLLMSVLTFWAVNSIQQDARLNDTRFGRDLGLLLAANVAPLVAQDNRTELARLSEKFYNSTSSIRYILYADKEGEIYFGIPFSAVEVQNSLTLRRRIQLPELTEPDQPFVRQHLTPDGLIADIFVPLIQEGEYLGILALGINPNPTVLSASLLTRNITLAVFISIWVLVILGGVFNAITITRPIRELLIGVKNIASGNFRQRIDLPFGGELGELIESFNEMAERLARYEEQNIEEITAQKAKLDTLMSTIADGAILLDRDLKIVLVNPAAERMFGWSGKEVLGQAVAPLLPEPVATTLAQPLADLVQKTPPSGEPMEFCITLESPYKRTLKILLTTVYDHVRNQLQGIAITIQDVTREMELNEAKSHFISNVSHELRTPLFNIKSFIETLYEYGDSLTEEQKQDFLETVNRETDRLTRLVNDVLDISRLESGKPYPLGPTSLSAVIDQTLRSHRLTARDKGIHLAAVVDPDLPDVIGHYDLLLQVLANLVGNAIKFTPSGGYVIIWAFPWEGRVRVEVSDTGIGIPPEHQKAIFGRFFRVENRVHTLEGTGLGLSIVKSILQKHNTDIHLISEVGLGSSFWFDLEPVT; this is encoded by the coding sequence ATGGCGGCAGCGACGCTGGTGGTTTCCCTGTTGATGAGTGTTTTAACCTTTTGGGCCGTCAACAGTATTCAACAGGATGCCCGTCTGAATGACACCCGTTTTGGTCGGGATTTGGGTTTGCTACTGGCAGCCAATGTAGCGCCCCTGGTTGCCCAGGACAACCGCACGGAATTGGCCCGTCTTTCCGAGAAGTTCTACAACAGCACCTCCAGTATTCGCTATATTCTCTACGCTGATAAAGAAGGGGAAATTTATTTTGGAATTCCCTTTTCAGCCGTCGAAGTCCAGAATTCCTTAACCCTGCGGCGACGGATTCAACTCCCTGAATTAACCGAGCCAGACCAACCCTTCGTGCGGCAACATTTGACCCCAGATGGTTTAATTGCCGATATCTTTGTGCCCTTGATTCAAGAGGGTGAATATCTGGGCATTTTAGCGCTGGGGATCAATCCGAATCCCACGGTTTTAAGCGCATCCTTACTGACACGGAATATCACGTTAGCCGTCTTTATTTCGATTTGGGTTTTGGTGATTTTGGGGGGCGTATTTAACGCGATTACAATTACACGACCGATTCGGGAATTGTTAATTGGTGTGAAAAACATTGCATCGGGCAACTTCCGGCAACGGATTGACCTACCCTTTGGCGGGGAACTGGGAGAACTCATTGAAAGTTTCAACGAAATGGCGGAACGGTTGGCCCGCTACGAAGAACAAAATATCGAGGAGATCACCGCTCAAAAAGCTAAGCTGGATACTCTCATGTCCACCATTGCCGATGGGGCCATCTTACTCGACCGCGATTTGAAAATTGTGCTGGTCAACCCAGCAGCAGAGCGGATGTTCGGCTGGTCCGGCAAAGAAGTGTTGGGTCAAGCGGTGGCCCCTTTACTCCCAGAACCGGTTGCCACGACCCTAGCGCAGCCTCTAGCTGACTTGGTGCAAAAAACGCCGCCGAGCGGCGAACCTATGGAGTTTTGCATCACATTAGAATCCCCCTACAAGCGCACGTTAAAAATCCTGTTGACCACCGTTTATGACCATGTCCGCAATCAGCTTCAGGGCATCGCCATTACTATCCAAGATGTGACGCGCGAGATGGAATTGAACGAGGCCAAAAGTCATTTCATCAGTAATGTTTCCCATGAACTGCGCACGCCCCTGTTTAACATCAAATCCTTTATCGAAACCCTTTACGAATATGGCGATAGTTTGACCGAAGAGCAAAAACAGGATTTTCTGGAAACTGTCAATCGGGAGACCGACCGGCTCACGCGCCTTGTCAACGATGTGCTAGACATTTCGCGTTTGGAGTCCGGTAAACCCTATCCCTTGGGTCCCACTTCCCTTAGCGCTGTCATTGACCAGACCTTGCGCTCCCATCGTCTCACCGCACGGGACAAGGGGATTCATCTCGCGGCGGTGGTGGACCCCGACCTACCGGATGTCATTGGGCACTACGATTTGTTGCTCCAAGTATTAGCAAATCTCGTCGGCAATGCCATCAAATTTACCCCTTCGGGTGGTTATGTCATTATCTGGGCCTTTCCCTGGGAGGGACGGGTACGGGTGGAGGTCAGCGATACGGGAATTGGCATCCCGCCGGAGCATCAAAAGGCCATTTTTGGCCGGTTTTTCCGTGTCGAAAATCGCGTGCATACCCTGGAGGGAACGGGGCTAGGTCTCTCGATTGTCAAAAGCATTTTGCAGAAACATAATACGGATATTCATCTGATCAGTGAGGTGGGCCTGGGCAGTAGTTTTTGGTTTGATTTGGAACCGGTGACCTAA